One genomic region from Leptolyngbyaceae cyanobacterium JSC-12 encodes:
- a CDS encoding hypothetical protein (IMG reference gene:2510098715), which produces MRHEQYSKQIFLQYTAYKATQSPNESPEDEDERNKPSKKESPIA; this is translated from the coding sequence ATGCGGCATGAACAGTATAGTAAACAGATTTTCTTACAATACACTGCATACAAAGCAACTCAGTCCCCTAATGAATCGCCAGAAGACGAAGATGAACGTAACAAACCTAGCAAGAAAGAGAGTCCAATAGCTTGA
- a CDS encoding hypothetical protein (IMG reference gene:2510098705), which translates to MQITINLPPDLEQDLIRQAAQLNVPLQTLILQALRQMTQIPDVSTSRWSEVILSYEGIPDFPPFESYRDELLLPPEPELF; encoded by the coding sequence ATGCAAATTACGATCAATCTACCGCCAGATCTTGAACAAGATCTGATTCGTCAAGCAGCGCAATTAAACGTTCCGCTTCAAACCTTGATTCTGCAAGCCTTACGTCAAATGACTCAAATTCCCGATGTTTCCACTTCTCGGTGGTCGGAGGTTATATTGTCCTATGAAGGAATCCCTGACTTCCCTCCGTTTGAGTCCTATCGTGACGAACTCCTTCTACCCCCTGAGCCGGAGCTATTCTGA
- a CDS encoding hypothetical protein (IMG reference gene:2510098722): protein MTSPRPGQQLGWTYWKQYISLTALGFVIGIPLIVFVAILFSPLTVFLWNSLMPTLFGFKQISWLQAVGLSLLFRLLLPGK, encoded by the coding sequence ATGACTTCTCCTCGTCCTGGACAACAGTTAGGATGGACATACTGGAAACAGTATATTTCTCTTACCGCGCTTGGTTTCGTGATTGGCATTCCGTTGATAGTCTTTGTGGCTATTCTATTTAGTCCATTAACAGTTTTTCTTTGGAACTCACTAATGCCGACTCTATTTGGATTTAAGCAAATATCTTGGTTGCAAGCAGTTGGACTGTCTTTGCTTTTCAGGTTGCTACTTCCAGGCAAATGA
- a CDS encoding hypothetical protein (IMG reference gene:2510098724), which produces MNLEEVKNQFPELASKIKALESLGFASRKDGWIDSLDLEKAQTACWLIGRIGNDQDADSLLSILSGQRRELWMQAAASLSLIATQRHLIPLLSILATSSDPAQRNSVVYTLSFLSASQVTPEVIRVLTKVAANQVEAPSVRAQALEGLGNNLSYELAANLYQEAVTVIIEALDDSEAEVRFWACFAVSAIKIEEALPKLEILAQTDNTIVEGWWSVGEEAEDAITLMNGGEPPLRKPCKSPTT; this is translated from the coding sequence ATGAATCTTGAAGAAGTCAAAAATCAATTTCCGGAGTTAGCAAGCAAAATCAAGGCTCTTGAAAGCCTAGGGTTTGCTTCCCGCAAGGATGGTTGGATTGATAGCCTTGACTTAGAAAAGGCTCAAACAGCCTGTTGGTTGATCGGAAGAATAGGTAACGATCAAGACGCGGATTCACTTTTGAGTATTCTGTCTGGTCAACGTCGTGAATTATGGATGCAAGCAGCAGCTTCCCTGAGCCTCATTGCAACTCAGAGGCATCTAATCCCCTTGCTATCTATTCTGGCAACTAGTTCTGATCCTGCTCAGCGAAATAGTGTAGTTTATACCCTCTCTTTTCTATCAGCGAGCCAAGTAACCCCGGAAGTAATTCGTGTGTTGACCAAGGTTGCGGCTAATCAGGTTGAGGCTCCCTCTGTTCGAGCACAAGCCCTAGAAGGACTTGGCAATAACCTCTCTTACGAGTTAGCAGCAAATCTATATCAGGAAGCAGTGACTGTAATTATTGAAGCACTAGATGATTCGGAAGCTGAAGTTAGGTTTTGGGCATGCTTTGCTGTGAGTGCAATAAAAATAGAGGAGGCATTGCCAAAACTCGAAATATTAGCTCAGACTGACAACACAATTGTGGAAGGGTGGTGGTCTGTGGGTGAGGAAGCTGAGGATGCCATTACTTTAATGAATGGAGGAGAGCCACCACTGCGTAAACCATGCAAATCGCCTACCACCTAA
- a CDS encoding hypothetical protein (IMG reference gene:2510098704), whose protein sequence is MSKQIYGWKRFWCPRSGSINLADGGYLCDPEGEWGKAYNPDLVSLEAISHLPCLALLGEPGIGKTKALEVEQSKIVGKIQEQGDQVLFLDLRSYGSEDRLVRSLFDSPEFKAWQAGTHRLHIFLDSFDECLLRVDTLATLLVDEFKRYQNAVHRLFLRIACRTAVWQPVLEEGLKEIWGENSVGVYELAPLRRIDVIETAKAERCPPDDFLEEVHRKNIVPLAIKPITLGFLLNTYDRHGGQFPPNQKLRELYLEGCKLLCEEINGSRRGSNRRGNFDVDQRLIVAARTAAITIFANRFAVWTGVDQGNVPIEDVLLQKLCHGYETANGREFEITRAVIEEVLDTGLFSSRGLHRMGWAHQTYAEFLAAWYLVQHEVPLEKIRELIFSPEDPNHKLIPQLHETAAWIASMRMDVRQEIIKTDPDVLLRSDIPTDSDLREAIATNLLMQYEQEKLYDYERNQFRNYGKLKHPGLAAQLHPYIQNSTKQIDARDTAIDIAEVCEVSELQEELVNLALNSSESIHLRVSATKALCSIGDAGTRLRLKPLAIEQLPEDEDDQLKGFALCALWSELLTAEELFSVLTRPKKRNFFGSYQMFIDLELVPRLQPGDLVVALNWLGNQGIRCFGHPFEKLGNAILLKAWENFALPGIAEKFTRVALVQWKDHQRIITGDDKLQQRFALSLLNDSKKRHTLIEQAVLIISETEEDPYFLLSSPTENILISEDIFWMLEKLQNANYEKAEKIWSQLLQWSFNRQDAKQVDAIVVATQTNNILQEVFASYFSPIDLNSIQADKLRADYLRMQEMQERRQNPPLLDPPPRERVLQLLEKLESGDLSAWWQLNMEMTLKPDSTHYDNEFELDLTRLPGWQEAEESTQTRIIEGAKKYIQEQNDIDYEWIGTNTFDRPSLADCRALQLLLKESPDFLENLSSENWRKWAPVIVAAPSINQHKDSYLEIVKYAYLNASQESIDTLITLIDRQEYGYTDLISRFNECWDEQLKLSLLEKAKDPALKPKCVGQLLEELLKRGSTEAKDLAKSLISFPLPLTGDERERALIASRVLVENSDPSSWSFIWSLIQQDSSFGHEVFELTASRYSRGIQLNLTETQLADLYVWLVCQYPYDEDPDYSDEDPDYSNEVLAHSVTARDGMARLRDSVLVQLKERGTLQACTEVQRLIQELPSITWLTKTLIDAQVNMRRKTWQPPKPEDILQLVSSQLDNQNTHIQTEVLIMQGSNNSNLNFGGSVGAVNINSTVHGDQIGTQHNYASEQSLVEAFDEIQQIFNRLTQNYPTSTESEQQIVVAEAVKEVKQNPTLMKRVKVGGQAFIFEALQKASDQWWVSPFVKAIEAGIKGE, encoded by the coding sequence ATGTCGAAACAGATTTATGGCTGGAAACGCTTCTGGTGCCCTCGGTCAGGTAGCATAAATCTGGCTGATGGGGGGTACCTGTGCGATCCAGAGGGAGAATGGGGAAAAGCATATAATCCAGACTTAGTGAGTTTAGAGGCAATCTCTCACTTGCCATGCTTGGCACTCTTAGGTGAACCAGGAATTGGCAAAACCAAGGCTCTAGAGGTAGAGCAGAGTAAAATTGTTGGCAAAATCCAAGAACAAGGCGATCAGGTACTCTTTCTAGATCTGCGATCGTATGGAAGTGAAGACAGATTAGTTCGCAGCCTATTTGACAGCCCAGAATTTAAAGCATGGCAGGCTGGCACTCACCGATTACACATTTTCCTGGATAGTTTCGATGAATGCTTACTACGAGTAGATACATTGGCAACACTTTTAGTCGATGAATTTAAACGCTACCAGAATGCAGTTCACCGTTTATTTTTACGTATCGCTTGTCGGACAGCTGTATGGCAGCCAGTTTTGGAAGAAGGATTAAAAGAAATTTGGGGTGAAAATTCTGTAGGAGTCTATGAACTTGCTCCGCTTCGGCGTATAGACGTTATCGAAACCGCCAAAGCAGAGAGATGTCCCCCTGATGATTTTCTAGAGGAAGTTCACCGGAAGAATATTGTGCCGCTGGCGATAAAACCAATCACTTTGGGATTTTTGCTGAATACTTACGATCGTCACGGTGGTCAATTCCCTCCTAATCAGAAACTTCGTGAACTCTATCTTGAGGGGTGCAAGCTTCTCTGCGAGGAAATTAATGGAAGCCGTCGGGGTTCAAACCGGAGAGGCAATTTCGATGTTGACCAACGTCTCATTGTTGCTGCCCGAACTGCGGCTATCACAATCTTTGCTAACCGCTTTGCTGTATGGACTGGAGTTGATCAGGGGAATGTACCCATCGAAGATGTCCTACTTCAAAAGTTATGTCACGGTTATGAAACTGCCAATGGAAGAGAATTTGAGATTACCAGAGCAGTCATCGAAGAAGTTTTAGATACGGGTTTGTTTTCATCTCGCGGGTTACATCGAATGGGATGGGCGCACCAAACGTATGCTGAGTTTTTAGCTGCCTGGTATTTGGTGCAACATGAAGTTCCTCTAGAAAAAATTAGGGAGTTAATCTTTTCACCTGAAGATCCAAATCATAAGCTAATTCCTCAGCTTCATGAAACCGCTGCATGGATAGCCAGCATGAGGATGGATGTGCGTCAGGAGATTATTAAGACCGATCCAGATGTGCTATTACGCAGTGATATTCCTACAGATTCAGATCTCCGAGAAGCGATAGCAACCAACTTATTGATGCAATATGAACAGGAAAAGTTGTATGACTATGAGAGAAACCAGTTCCGCAATTATGGAAAACTGAAGCATCCAGGTTTAGCTGCTCAATTACACCCATATATTCAAAACTCTACTAAGCAAATTGACGCAAGAGATACAGCGATCGACATTGCTGAAGTCTGCGAAGTTTCTGAGCTTCAAGAAGAGCTAGTGAATCTTGCTCTTAATTCATCAGAATCGATTCACTTGAGGGTAAGTGCAACTAAGGCTCTTTGCTCAATCGGTGATGCAGGTACAAGATTGAGACTGAAGCCTCTAGCTATTGAGCAGCTTCCAGAAGATGAGGACGATCAGCTAAAAGGTTTTGCATTATGTGCGCTCTGGTCAGAGCTTCTCACAGCAGAAGAGTTATTCAGCGTTCTTACCCGACCGAAAAAGAGAAATTTCTTTGGGTCGTACCAGATGTTTATCGATCTTGAGCTAGTACCAAGACTCCAGCCAGGTGATTTGGTAGTTGCCCTTAATTGGCTTGGAAATCAAGGTATTAGGTGCTTTGGACATCCCTTTGAAAAGCTTGGGAATGCCATTCTCTTGAAGGCATGGGAAAATTTTGCTCTGCCTGGAATAGCAGAAAAGTTTACTAGAGTAGCTCTAGTACAGTGGAAAGATCATCAGAGAATCATTACTGGTGATGACAAGCTACAACAACGATTTGCATTATCACTTCTGAACGATAGCAAAAAACGACATACACTAATCGAACAAGCAGTTTTAATTATTTCAGAAACAGAAGAAGATCCATATTTTCTTTTAAGTTCTCCGACCGAAAATATTCTTATTTCAGAAGATATTTTTTGGATGCTCGAAAAGCTCCAGAATGCTAATTATGAAAAAGCTGAAAAGATTTGGTCTCAACTTCTCCAATGGAGTTTTAACCGTCAAGATGCAAAGCAGGTAGATGCAATTGTTGTAGCGACTCAAACTAATAATATTTTGCAAGAAGTTTTTGCATCTTATTTTTCGCCTATTGATTTAAATTCGATTCAAGCCGACAAACTGAGAGCTGATTACCTCAGAATGCAAGAAATGCAAGAGCGTAGACAAAACCCTCCCTTGCTAGATCCACCACCCAGAGAACGAGTCCTCCAACTTTTAGAGAAGTTAGAATCTGGAGATTTATCTGCTTGGTGGCAGCTTAATATGGAAATGACTCTCAAGCCCGATAGTACACACTATGATAATGAGTTTGAATTAGATCTGACTAGGCTGCCTGGATGGCAAGAGGCAGAGGAATCTACTCAAACAAGAATCATTGAAGGTGCGAAGAAGTATATTCAGGAGCAGAACGATATAGATTATGAATGGATAGGAACAAATACTTTCGATCGACCCTCGTTAGCAGATTGTAGAGCTTTACAGTTACTTTTGAAAGAAAGTCCAGACTTCTTAGAGAACCTCTCATCTGAAAATTGGAGAAAATGGGCACCTGTCATTGTTGCTGCTCCTAGTATTAATCAACATAAAGACTCCTATTTGGAAATAGTCAAATATGCCTATCTAAACGCCTCTCAGGAATCTATAGATACACTGATAACACTAATTGATAGACAAGAATATGGATACACAGACTTGATCAGTCGCTTTAATGAGTGCTGGGATGAACAGCTAAAGCTGTCCTTGCTAGAAAAAGCTAAAGATCCTGCACTTAAACCAAAATGTGTCGGGCAGCTACTCGAAGAGCTTCTAAAGCGAGGATCAACTGAAGCTAAAGATCTTGCAAAGTCTCTGATTTCTTTTCCGCTACCATTAACTGGGGATGAGCGTGAAAGGGCTTTGATTGCTTCTAGAGTACTGGTTGAGAATTCAGATCCGTCCAGTTGGTCATTTATCTGGTCACTGATCCAGCAAGATTCATCCTTTGGGCATGAAGTCTTTGAATTAACTGCTTCCCGTTATTCACGTGGAATTCAGCTAAACCTAACTGAAACACAATTAGCTGACCTATACGTTTGGCTGGTTTGCCAATATCCTTACGATGAAGACCCCGACTACAGTGATGAAGACCCCGACTACAGTAATGAGGTGCTTGCTCATTCTGTAACGGCTAGAGACGGTATGGCTAGACTAAGAGACAGTGTTTTAGTCCAATTGAAAGAACGAGGAACGCTTCAAGCGTGTACTGAAGTTCAACGCCTTATTCAGGAACTGCCTAGCATCACTTGGCTTACAAAAACGTTGATCGATGCTCAAGTCAATATGCGGCGTAAAACCTGGCAACCACCTAAACCAGAAGATATTCTTCAGCTTGTTAGTAGTCAACTAGATAATCAAAATACACACATTCAAACAGAGGTGCTGATTATGCAAGGATCGAATAACTCAAATCTCAATTTTGGTGGATCTGTAGGTGCAGTTAATATCAATAGCACTGTGCATGGAGACCAAATTGGTACACAACACAACTATGCTTCAGAGCAAAGTTTGGTAGAAGCCTTTGATGAAATTCAGCAGATTTTCAATCGTCTTACTCAGAACTATCCAACTTCAACCGAATCCGAACAGCAAATTGTTGTAGCAGAAGCAGTGAAAGAGGTGAAGCAAAATCCAACTTTGATGAAGCGAGTGAAAGTTGGGGGGCAGGCATTTATCTTTGAAGCACTTCAAAAAGCTTCAGATCAGTGGTGGGTTAGTCCATTTGTGAAAGCGATCGAAGCTGGAATTAAGGGAGAGTAA
- a CDS encoding site-specific DNA methylase (IMG reference gene:2510098710~PFAM: D12 class N6 adenine-specific DNA methyltransferase): MANLPHFIQYQGSKRNLAKHILQFFPKNIKRLVEPFAGTAAISVATSASQLTHSFWLNDLNKPLIELLELSIERPDEIANSYLQLWNEQHTNSVAPLF, from the coding sequence ATGGCGAATTTACCCCACTTCATCCAATATCAAGGCAGTAAAAGGAATCTGGCAAAGCACATCCTCCAGTTTTTTCCGAAAAATATTAAAAGGCTTGTAGAGCCTTTTGCTGGAACTGCTGCGATTAGTGTTGCTACGTCTGCGAGTCAGCTTACCCACAGTTTTTGGTTGAATGATTTGAACAAGCCGCTAATCGAGCTACTAGAACTGTCTATAGAGAGACCAGACGAAATAGCAAATTCTTACTTACAGCTATGGAATGAGCAACATACTAATTCTGTAGCCCCATTATTTTGA
- a CDS encoding hypothetical protein (IMG reference gene:2510098708), translated as MTTSLENVVWNGLIGNHIRHCNQRRWRMGLFSVFAPLIAGVIVAPLIFITHILGIGTDYIPYVYPIALIGVGCFLLSPSGLVEFLKVILLSIILMTVVGWLIFIPLGISDLVKSSLSNRVPRKHPIAKSIAKATKAINNDDLERSVEQIEQEIQASDSETVGSTVITRSWLIYPSEQNLEVMLLEDIIWLCKIRGKIKGVELHSAVAHDVNGNSIAIQKNVLQRSKNGKPSAGILSVTLLSEQQVDHIINIIVSRFPWIITESSTDMQQRWLFRRSDMIQELTRVIDSRRRQILG; from the coding sequence ATGACAACAAGCTTAGAAAACGTAGTGTGGAATGGGTTGATCGGAAATCATATTCGTCACTGCAATCAACGCCGCTGGAGGATGGGGCTGTTTTCTGTTTTTGCTCCATTGATAGCAGGAGTTATTGTGGCTCCGTTGATATTCATCACCCATATTTTAGGGATAGGAACAGACTATATTCCTTATGTTTACCCAATTGCATTAATTGGAGTTGGGTGCTTTCTTCTATCTCCATCAGGATTAGTTGAGTTCCTTAAAGTCATACTCCTCAGCATAATTCTGATGACTGTGGTTGGCTGGCTTATTTTTATACCACTTGGGATTAGCGATTTAGTAAAGTCTTCATTGTCAAATCGCGTACCAAGAAAGCACCCAATTGCTAAATCAATTGCTAAGGCAACTAAAGCAATCAATAATGATGACCTGGAAAGATCTGTAGAGCAGATTGAACAAGAAATCCAAGCTTCAGATTCAGAAACAGTTGGCTCAACAGTAATTACTCGTTCTTGGTTAATATATCCCAGTGAACAGAACTTAGAAGTCATGCTCTTAGAAGATATAATATGGCTTTGTAAAATAAGAGGAAAGATTAAAGGAGTAGAGCTACATTCGGCAGTTGCACACGATGTTAATGGGAATTCAATTGCAATTCAAAAAAATGTTTTGCAGAGATCAAAAAATGGAAAGCCATCCGCTGGTATTCTTTCTGTTACCCTACTTAGTGAACAGCAGGTTGACCACATTATCAACATCATCGTCTCCAGGTTTCCATGGATTATTACTGAATCAAGTACTGATATGCAGCAGCGCTGGTTATTCAGACGCTCAGATATGATACAAGAGTTAACACGAGTTATAGATTCTCGAAGACGACAAATATTAGGGTAA
- a CDS encoding site-specific recombinase XerD (IMG reference gene:2510098707~PFAM: Phage integrase family~TIGRFAM: integron integrase) codes for MAAPPKKLLDQVREAIRIKHYSYRTEESYVYWIRRFILFHNKQHPKDMGKAEIEAFLSHLAIEEQVAASTQNQAFSALLFLYRTVLNQPFEEPLDALRAKRSRYLPTVLTKAEVLAVIEQLSGVYRLVIQVLYGSGLRLTEGLRLRVKDLDFAQQQVFIRDAKGAESRITTLPECLIERLKQHLQGAKRLHQLDLEAGYGSVYLPFALDRKYPNADRDWIWQFVFPSFGLSRDPRSGLVRRHHLHETGVQRAVKRATRAAGIEKRVSCHTFRHSFATHLLENGYDIRTVQELLGHKDVKTTMIYTHVLNRGGRGVRSPLDR; via the coding sequence ATGGCCGCACCACCCAAAAAACTCCTGGATCAGGTTCGGGAGGCAATTCGCATCAAGCATTACTCTTATCGAACGGAAGAGAGTTATGTCTATTGGATCCGGCGTTTTATCCTCTTTCATAACAAGCAGCATCCCAAAGACATGGGCAAAGCCGAAATAGAAGCGTTTCTCAGTCATCTGGCCATTGAGGAACAGGTGGCAGCCTCGACTCAAAATCAGGCGTTCAGTGCTCTGCTGTTCTTATATCGCACCGTTCTTAACCAGCCCTTTGAAGAACCGTTAGACGCATTGCGGGCTAAGCGTTCTCGCTACTTGCCAACGGTGCTGACCAAAGCGGAAGTGCTGGCAGTGATTGAGCAGTTATCTGGTGTCTATCGCCTGGTGATTCAGGTGCTCTATGGCAGTGGGCTGCGGTTGACAGAGGGGTTACGACTGCGAGTAAAAGATTTAGATTTTGCTCAGCAGCAGGTCTTTATCCGGGATGCCAAAGGGGCAGAGAGCCGGATAACGACACTACCAGAGTGCTTGATTGAGCGACTGAAGCAGCATTTACAGGGCGCTAAACGGCTTCATCAGTTAGATCTGGAGGCTGGGTACGGCTCTGTATACCTGCCCTTTGCCCTTGATCGCAAATACCCAAATGCTGACCGGGATTGGATTTGGCAGTTCGTCTTTCCCTCCTTTGGGCTTTCTCGCGATCCCCGTAGTGGGCTTGTGCGTCGCCATCATTTGCATGAAACCGGCGTGCAACGAGCTGTTAAACGAGCAACACGAGCAGCGGGCATCGAAAAACGAGTCAGTTGCCATACCTTTCGCCACAGTTTTGCCACTCACTTATTAGAGAATGGTTACGACATCCGCACAGTGCAAGAGTTATTAGGACACAAGGATGTGAAAACGACGATGATTTACACCCATGTCCTCAATCGGGGTGGGCGTGGAGTCCGGAGTCCCCTGGATCGATAA
- a CDS encoding hypothetical protein (IMG reference gene:2510098723) → MAIDISGVWVLVGGGRFSTEIATYFTNNNGGPWSRAEFDSLLRHGENRVRFRRQEDGSFKGRYYFPAIPGRSFPSPGYTSLWEARVYESLAPGYSFPVVSIVQRFDPAESLRAFQSMAGRFVDAASTDHKVPIMHGLIYDNNGNIGIFCFRYNAEATREAESDRQWKWD, encoded by the coding sequence ATGGCAATTGACATAAGCGGTGTGTGGGTTCTAGTTGGAGGTGGTCGTTTTTCTACTGAGATAGCGACGTATTTCACGAATAACAATGGCGGACCGTGGTCTCGCGCTGAATTCGATAGTTTGCTCCGCCATGGTGAGAATCGCGTTCGATTCAGGCGTCAGGAAGATGGTTCATTCAAAGGGCGCTATTATTTTCCAGCAATTCCTGGCAGGTCGTTTCCAAGTCCGGGTTACACTAGCCTCTGGGAGGCACGGGTTTATGAATCGCTGGCTCCTGGGTATTCTTTCCCCGTGGTTAGTATTGTACAACGGTTCGATCCCGCAGAATCACTGCGGGCATTCCAGTCTATGGCTGGCCGCTTTGTTGATGCTGCCAGTACAGATCACAAAGTCCCAATCATGCACGGTTTGATTTATGACAACAATGGCAACATCGGTATTTTTTGCTTCCGGTACAACGCGGAGGCCACGAGGGAGGCTGAGTCCGACAGGCAATGGAAATGGGATTAA
- a CDS encoding site-specific DNA methylase (IMG reference gene:2510098716~PFAM: D12 class N6 adenine-specific DNA methyltransferase) has product MANLPHFIQYQGSKRNLAKHILQFFPKNIKRLVEPFAGTAAISVATSASQLTHSFWLNDLNKPLIELLELSIERPDEIANSYLQLWNEQHTNSVAHYFEVRSKFNLYGSIPRCSAA; this is encoded by the coding sequence ATGGCGAATTTACCCCACTTCATCCAATATCAAGGCAGTAAAAGGAATCTGGCAAAGCACATCCTCCAGTTTTTTCCGAAAAATATTAAAAGGCTTGTAGAGCCTTTTGCTGGAACTGCTGCGATTAGTGTTGCTACGTCTGCGAGTCAGCTTACCCACAGTTTTTGGTTGAATGATTTGAACAAGCCGCTAATCGAGCTACTAGAACTGTCTATAGAGAGACCAGACGAAATAGCAAATTCTTACTTACAGCTATGGAATGAGCAACATACTAATTCTGTAGCCCATTATTTTGAGGTCAGGTCAAAATTTAATCTCTATGGGTCAATTCCCCGCTGCTCTGCAGCGTAA
- a CDS encoding putative nucleic acid-binding protein (IMG reference gene:2510098706~PFAM: PIN domain) has translation MRYLLDTCVISDFIKGEAGTKIRLKQTPPVDIAVSAITVMELRYGLALNLQRAQKVEPAISSFLSSVTILPFSTVEAEQAAQIRAVLKSQGQPIGAYDVLIAATALQHNLLMITANQREFDRVPGLQTENWRQP, from the coding sequence ATGCGATATCTACTCGATACTTGCGTCATCAGCGACTTCATCAAGGGTGAAGCTGGCACTAAAATCAGGCTCAAACAAACCCCACCTGTTGATATTGCTGTCTCGGCAATTACGGTCATGGAGTTACGCTACGGATTGGCACTCAATCTTCAACGTGCCCAGAAGGTTGAACCAGCGATCTCTAGCTTTCTGTCTTCTGTAACAATTCTCCCTTTCAGCACCGTAGAAGCAGAACAAGCGGCTCAAATTCGTGCTGTCCTTAAATCTCAAGGGCAGCCAATTGGTGCTTACGATGTCTTGATTGCGGCTACTGCGCTGCAACATAATCTTCTCATGATCACAGCAAACCAAAGAGAATTTGATCGAGTTCCTGGTCTACAGACTGAGAATTGGCGACAGCCCTAG
- a CDS encoding hypothetical protein (IMG reference gene:2510098725), with translation MSPWIWIVIILIAGGLGGFANAFLGGEGIPLPCWKDGIWCPGIIGNTFVGSMGAFISWGLYGSGSGVDLSVANNPRTEVSLTIGAFAGAMLVGVGGARWLSNEVDKKFLRETVVESGKRNLSPEDRKDIANASPRKALAIARSCPQKDIPA, from the coding sequence ATGTCTCCATGGATATGGATAGTAATAATTCTCATTGCTGGAGGTCTTGGCGGATTCGCTAATGCTTTCTTGGGTGGAGAGGGAATACCACTACCTTGTTGGAAAGATGGAATTTGGTGCCCTGGGATCATAGGTAATACATTCGTTGGTTCAATGGGGGCTTTTATTTCTTGGGGGTTGTACGGTTCAGGAAGTGGTGTAGATCTTTCAGTAGCCAATAATCCTAGAACTGAGGTTAGCCTGACTATAGGAGCTTTTGCGGGCGCAATGTTAGTTGGTGTTGGAGGTGCTAGATGGCTGTCAAATGAGGTTGATAAAAAGTTTCTCCGAGAAACTGTTGTTGAATCAGGTAAAAGAAATTTGTCACCCGAAGATAGAAAAGATATTGCAAATGCCAGTCCTCGAAAAGCACTAGCTATTGCACGAAGCTGTCCACAAAAAGATATTCCAGCTTGA